One Microplitis demolitor isolate Queensland-Clemson2020A chromosome 2, iyMicDemo2.1a, whole genome shotgun sequence DNA segment encodes these proteins:
- the LOC103575147 gene encoding uncharacterized protein LOC103575147: protein MADEIKTESDNGGMDCDENLPEVVASMKKLSVDAKGAKGSSQLNSTRYSLRTRVTSMPTPAPTSTLNRRCNSRPKKRSYSTSETDAQRKAYYLDKSTKNLPNKTLETIYEEFDDMNVTTTLMSSRKFRRLIDFKNKTAAPAKINKRALKIKRIFGSKSHLQSKQSKVSMQALVKKLDSILARPPSAES, encoded by the exons atggctgatgaaattaaaactgaGAG cGATAATGGAGGTATGGATTGTGATGAAAATTTGCCCGAAGTTGTTGCCAGTATGAAAAAGTTAAGTGTTGATGCCAAAGGAGCAAAAGGTTCatctcaattaaattcaacacGATATTCATTGAGAACTAGAGTAACTTCAATGCCAACACCTGCGCCAACGTCAACGCTAAACAGAag GTGCAATTCACGTCCAAAAAAACGTTCCTACTCGACGTCGGAAACAGACGCACAACGAAAAGCCTATTACTTAGATAAAAGTACTAAAAACCTGCCAAATAAAACGCTGGAGACAATATATGAAGAATTTGATGATATGAATGTTACAACGACACTTATGAGTTCTCGTAAGTTCCGAAGacttattgattttaaaaacaagACTGCCGCACCtgccaaaataaataaaagagccCTAAAGATAAAACGTATTTTTGGATCTAAAAGTCATTTACAGTCGAAGCAATCAAAAGTTTCTATGCAAGCTCTTGTGAAAAAACTTGACAGCATTTTAGCCAGACCACCATCTGCTGAATCTTAG
- the LOC103575146 gene encoding charged multivesicular body protein 6, whose translation MGLFFSKKKPVSRVTEQDKAVLQLKQARDKIKHYQKRIEQNIEKDRELAKKLIQSGRKERALSLLRKKKFQEQVLSNTDSQLENLERMVHDLEFAQVEAKVLDGLKIGNTALKKLHEILSIGEIEKVMDETRDGVEKQRELDDLLMGQLTDEDEGQVEAELDALIADEVKELVPEVPQDVSLPDVPEDRLEKPKERKKDREPVALEA comes from the exons atgggGTTATTTTTCTCTAAGAAGAAACCAGTGAGTCGTGTCACCGAACAAGACAAAGCTGtcttg caacTGAAACAGgcgagagataaaataaaacattaccAAAAAAGAATTGAACAGAATATTGAAAAAGATCGTGAGCtcgctaaaaaattaattcaaagtgGACGTAAAGA ACGAGCGCTATCACTTCTGCGTAAGAAAAAATTCCAAGAACAAGTTTTGTCAAACACTGACAGCCAACTAGAGAACTTAGAGCGAATGGTCCATGATCTTGAGTTCGCTCAAGTTGAAGCCAAGGTTCTTGATGGGCTTAAAATCGGTAACACGGCATTGAAAAAGCTGCATGAGATCCTCTCGATTGGCGAGATTGAAAAAGTAATGGACGAGACACGTGACGGTGTAGAAAAGCAACGTGAGCTGGATGATTTACTCATGGGACAACTTACTGATGAGGATGAAGGTCAAGTCGAAGCAGAACTTGACGCTCTTATTGCTGATGAAGTCAAGGAATTGGTACCGGAAGTTCCTCAGGATGTTTCGTTGCCAGATGTTCCGGAGGATCGACTTGAAAAACCAAAAG agcGGAAAAAAGACCGCGAGCCTGTCGCTTTAGAAGcgtaa